Proteins found in one Paenibacillus sp. FSL R10-2782 genomic segment:
- a CDS encoding methyl-accepting chemotaxis protein gives MQRFNRSIGAKLRIMILLILLFASILFSVSFYAVSMSIINNSVMPQVDQMLETGAKSVYQDLNISLAVQAQQGNGSDSGSGMQMESYLQDKVNTLKLESAYIAVVKDDKAEVVARNEKSVYKVKDVLVPVEDIKKAKQGEMNVSDIYSDSYGIHKTAFFAIAGSNLVLGVNEDVGFVQDKSQQILWICIGITIATLLLGGIISTLIIRKVVEPIAELVRHSEKIAQGDLSQEPKVIGNNEIAQLARSFQSMSHNLKEMIGHVLSTSNAVVKGSDELLRRTEAMGVKVQDSTVAAEEVAKGSTSIASASAENAQAMEEIAQGVQHIASSANDVSDQISEATEETVNGNTLAQNAVAQMSQVGLAADESLRYIHSMNERSEAIGSIVSAIFDITKQIQMLSLNASIEAARAGEHGRGFAVVAGEVRKLAEQSKEATQQISDYLVTIQEVSQQSVDSVTRVSREIHSGTEMVQQASTAFNQLSQLMQTINATIQTVSAATEQVSASSEEVSASVEETALIAANAKLMIQEIGLNSDEQLNEMEGYSEVVRQLSKQATELQTAVQKFKIK, from the coding sequence ATGCAGCGTTTTAATCGTTCCATTGGCGCAAAATTACGGATTATGATTTTATTGATTCTGCTCTTTGCGTCCATTCTGTTCAGTGTCAGTTTTTATGCAGTTTCCATGAGTATCATTAATAACAGCGTCATGCCTCAGGTGGATCAAATGCTGGAAACCGGGGCCAAGAGTGTGTATCAGGATCTTAATATTTCTTTGGCAGTTCAGGCACAGCAAGGAAATGGTTCGGATTCCGGGTCTGGTATGCAGATGGAATCTTATCTTCAGGATAAGGTCAACACACTTAAGCTTGAATCGGCATATATCGCAGTGGTGAAAGACGATAAGGCCGAAGTTGTCGCACGAAATGAAAAATCGGTATATAAGGTTAAGGATGTACTTGTTCCTGTGGAGGATATCAAAAAAGCAAAACAAGGCGAGATGAATGTTAGCGATATTTACAGCGATTCATACGGAATACACAAAACCGCCTTCTTTGCCATAGCGGGTAGTAATCTGGTCTTGGGTGTGAACGAGGATGTGGGGTTTGTGCAGGATAAATCCCAACAAATTTTATGGATTTGCATAGGTATTACAATTGCAACACTCCTGCTGGGAGGAATTATTTCTACGCTTATCATACGCAAGGTTGTAGAGCCAATTGCTGAACTGGTTCGTCATAGTGAAAAAATTGCTCAAGGTGACCTGTCACAGGAACCGAAGGTTATCGGTAACAACGAAATTGCGCAGCTTGCCCGTAGCTTCCAATCCATGTCCCATAATCTGAAAGAAATGATCGGTCATGTGCTTTCCACATCCAATGCAGTTGTAAAAGGCTCGGACGAGCTGCTTCGCCGAACTGAAGCCATGGGTGTAAAAGTACAGGACTCCACCGTTGCTGCAGAGGAAGTGGCAAAGGGCAGTACCAGCATAGCTTCCGCTTCTGCGGAAAATGCACAGGCTATGGAGGAAATCGCTCAAGGTGTTCAGCATATCGCCTCCTCTGCCAATGATGTATCCGATCAGATCAGTGAAGCGACTGAAGAAACAGTGAACGGTAATACGCTCGCTCAAAATGCTGTTGCCCAAATGTCGCAGGTAGGACTGGCTGCCGATGAGTCGCTTCGATACATCCATAGTATGAATGAGCGCTCCGAAGCCATTGGTAGCATTGTTTCAGCTATTTTTGATATTACGAAGCAGATCCAAATGTTGTCCCTGAATGCCTCCATTGAGGCTGCCCGTGCGGGTGAGCATGGACGCGGCTTCGCCGTTGTAGCCGGAGAAGTTCGGAAGCTCGCCGAGCAGTCGAAAGAAGCGACACAGCAAATTTCCGATTACCTGGTAACCATTCAGGAAGTATCGCAACAGTCCGTTGACTCTGTGACCCGGGTCAGCCGTGAAATTCATTCGGGAACGGAAATGGTGCAGCAAGCGAGTACAGCCTTTAATCAGCTAAGTCAGCTCATGCAGACGATCAACGCGACGATTCAGACGGTATCCGCAGCAACAGAGCAGGTATCCGCCAGCTCGGAGGAAGTATCGGCTTCCGTGGAAGAGACAGCTCTCATCGCTGCCAATGCCAAGCTTATGATTCAGGAAATCGGTTTAAATTCCGATGAGCAACTGAATGAAATGGAAGGCTACAGCGAGGTCGTACGCCAATTAAGCAAGCAAGCGACCGAACTGCAAACAGCCGTACAAAAATTCAAAATCAAGTAA
- a CDS encoding S-layer homology domain-containing protein, with protein sequence MTQQSSHKSEDVIYKKRLFYDNGIRFVEVKAKLISEYKPPAPHLKSHVHETFSYSAGLVNRGTSHYTASLTLLFYSKKEYADWLSFIGSEHKYYDEKGTIYLGIVTGRPDIQTAELETKYIIQVQMSLIRKQGDEYRCKSQFIDLKGHWASSYIEEMDQRGMVAATADEGEVSPYFRPDEGCTRAEGITFLMRSYRYVDRILRGY encoded by the coding sequence TTGACTCAGCAAAGTTCCCATAAATCAGAAGATGTGATCTACAAAAAGCGACTATTTTACGATAACGGAATTCGTTTTGTCGAGGTTAAGGCCAAACTAATCAGCGAATACAAGCCACCGGCTCCCCATCTGAAATCTCATGTTCATGAGACGTTTTCCTACTCAGCAGGCTTGGTCAACCGTGGAACCTCACATTATACAGCGAGCCTAACGCTGCTATTCTACAGTAAAAAGGAATACGCGGACTGGCTGTCTTTTATAGGCTCAGAGCACAAATACTATGATGAAAAAGGCACGATTTATCTGGGGATTGTGACAGGTAGACCGGATATTCAAACGGCAGAGCTGGAGACTAAATATATCATCCAAGTCCAAATGTCACTTATTCGCAAACAAGGTGATGAATACCGCTGCAAAAGTCAATTCATCGACCTCAAGGGCCATTGGGCATCCAGCTATATTGAGGAAATGGATCAGCGTGGTATGGTTGCCGCCACAGCAGATGAAGGCGAGGTCAGCCCTTATTTTAGACCGGACGAGGGCTGTACCCGGGCAGAGGGAATCACCTTTTTGATGAGGTCCTACAGGTATGTGGACCGGATTCTAAGGGGGTATTGA
- a CDS encoding beta-glucoside-specific PTS transporter subunit IIABC — MDRNQLSKEILTLVGGEENVEQVVHCMTRLRFNLHDDKKAQKEQLQKTDGVMGVMESGGQFQVIIGNDVANVYKSLVSNMSKVPQSETGASNASKKKQNPISSLFDFIAGMFTPILPAITGAGMIKGIIALLVAMNWMSDKSQTYTILAAIGDGAFYFLPIILAVSAARKLGSNMFIAAAIGASILHPTITALLASNVKVSFIGLPVTAATYSSTVIPIVIAIWVASYVEKFIDKYTHASLKLLVVPTLTLLIIVPLTLIAVGPLGSIIGNGLSGGISWLFENTGALAGLLLGGTFSLIIMTGMHYALVPIMIGSIATLGFDYMIPIMGAANLAQAGAALGVFLKSKNDKVKTVAFSTSLTAIMGVTEPAMYGVNMRFKKPFTAALIGGAIGGGFMSLFGTKAYVMGGLVGLPGLAMFIGPTFLYAILGLVIAFVAATVITYFMGFEDVKEEGVPQASAVAGGDTSSGEVGQSAVASLPKGEKIPVYSPIMGEVKPLSEVNDPAFSQEIMGRGWAIEPSEGRVVSPVVGTVFSISKSGHAVGLVSDAGLEMLIHVGMDTVKLKGLYFTPHVKAGDRVKVGDLLLEFDLAEIRKAGYETITPVIVTNVAQFSELEPAGNEHKVVKEQELFYTVIV, encoded by the coding sequence ATGGATCGAAATCAATTATCCAAAGAGATACTTACACTGGTCGGTGGTGAAGAGAATGTTGAGCAGGTAGTTCACTGCATGACTCGTCTGCGCTTCAATCTTCATGATGATAAGAAGGCTCAGAAGGAGCAGCTGCAAAAAACGGATGGCGTTATGGGAGTGATGGAGAGTGGTGGTCAGTTTCAGGTTATTATCGGTAATGATGTAGCTAACGTGTACAAATCGTTGGTGAGCAACATGTCCAAGGTACCACAAAGTGAAACAGGCGCAAGCAATGCATCCAAGAAAAAACAAAACCCGATTAGCAGTCTGTTTGACTTTATAGCTGGTATGTTTACACCTATTTTGCCGGCGATCACCGGTGCAGGTATGATCAAAGGGATCATTGCTCTATTAGTGGCAATGAACTGGATGTCCGATAAGAGCCAAACCTATACGATTTTAGCGGCCATAGGTGACGGAGCATTCTACTTCCTGCCGATTATTCTGGCTGTGAGTGCTGCTAGAAAACTGGGAAGTAACATGTTTATCGCGGCTGCGATAGGTGCCTCTATTTTGCATCCGACGATTACGGCATTGCTGGCATCCAATGTGAAGGTCAGCTTTATCGGTCTTCCGGTGACGGCGGCCACTTATTCTTCGACTGTTATTCCAATCGTTATTGCGATCTGGGTGGCGTCCTATGTTGAAAAATTTATTGATAAGTATACGCATGCATCACTGAAGCTGCTTGTTGTTCCGACACTGACTCTGTTGATTATTGTACCTTTGACGTTGATTGCTGTAGGGCCGTTGGGCTCGATTATTGGTAATGGCTTGTCTGGCGGTATCTCTTGGTTGTTTGAAAATACAGGTGCCCTTGCAGGTTTGCTGCTTGGCGGTACTTTCTCCCTGATCATCATGACAGGTATGCACTACGCGTTGGTTCCGATCATGATCGGTTCTATTGCAACGTTGGGCTTTGACTATATGATTCCGATTATGGGAGCAGCCAATCTGGCTCAGGCTGGTGCTGCACTGGGTGTATTCTTAAAATCCAAAAATGACAAAGTCAAAACAGTGGCTTTCTCCACGAGCTTGACAGCTATTATGGGTGTAACCGAGCCTGCAATGTATGGTGTAAACATGCGTTTTAAAAAACCATTTACGGCAGCGCTGATCGGGGGAGCCATCGGCGGGGGCTTCATGAGCTTGTTTGGCACAAAAGCGTATGTCATGGGTGGACTGGTTGGTTTGCCTGGTCTGGCGATGTTTATTGGACCGACTTTCTTGTACGCAATCCTTGGTCTCGTGATTGCTTTTGTGGCTGCTACAGTGATTACCTATTTCATGGGCTTTGAAGATGTGAAGGAAGAAGGAGTACCACAAGCATCTGCAGTAGCTGGCGGAGATACCTCTTCTGGGGAAGTAGGTCAATCTGCTGTGGCCTCACTGCCAAAAGGTGAGAAAATCCCGGTATACAGCCCGATTATGGGTGAGGTTAAGCCGCTCAGTGAAGTCAATGACCCTGCTTTTTCTCAGGAAATCATGGGTAGAGGATGGGCTATTGAACCATCTGAAGGTCGAGTTGTTTCTCCAGTTGTAGGTACAGTATTCTCCATTTCCAAAAGTGGACATGCCGTAGGTTTGGTGAGTGATGCCGGGCTTGAAATGCTCATACACGTTGGGATGGATACGGTTAAGCTGAAAGGCCTCTATTTTACCCCTCATGTGAAAGCAGGGGATCGAGTAAAGGTAGGCGACCTCTTGCTGGAGTTTGATCTGGCGGAAATTCGCAAGGCTGGTTACGAAACGATTACACCTGTTATTGTTACAAACGTAGCTCAGTTTAGTGAGCTGGAGCCTGCTGGAAATGAGCATAAAGTGGTTAAGGAACAGGAGCTTTTTTATACAGTAATCGTCTAA
- a CDS encoding queuosine precursor transporter gives MFNLLWGAVFVLVNFMFFLLCYRLFGKKGLYAWIGVATVLANIQVTKTIDLLGITTTLGNTMYVSMYMASDLLNEKYGPKEARKAVWFGFFTLIMTTLTMQMALVFQPNATDFAQAPMQQLFGLLPRLALASLTAYAISQLLDVRLYSWIRKFFPERHQLWIRGNGSTMISSFMDTLIFCSIAFYGYEWGIWLELLFTTYILKFVLTAAGTPILYIARNFHFAEEEGQMLKP, from the coding sequence ATGTTTAATTTGCTATGGGGGGCAGTCTTTGTCCTCGTCAATTTTATGTTCTTTTTGTTATGTTATCGTTTGTTCGGTAAAAAAGGGCTGTACGCCTGGATTGGTGTGGCTACCGTACTTGCCAACATTCAGGTCACCAAAACCATTGATTTGCTCGGCATTACGACGACATTGGGAAATACAATGTATGTCTCTATGTATATGGCCAGCGATTTACTGAATGAGAAATACGGGCCTAAAGAGGCGCGTAAAGCGGTGTGGTTCGGATTTTTTACCTTAATCATGACGACGCTAACGATGCAGATGGCGCTGGTGTTTCAGCCTAATGCAACCGATTTTGCCCAGGCGCCCATGCAGCAATTATTCGGACTATTACCAAGACTTGCACTTGCCAGCCTGACGGCCTATGCGATTAGCCAATTGCTGGACGTTCGTCTATACTCATGGATTCGCAAGTTTTTCCCGGAACGTCACCAACTCTGGATTCGCGGCAATGGCAGTACGATGATTAGCTCGTTTATGGATACGCTCATTTTTTGCAGCATCGCCTTTTACGGCTATGAATGGGGAATATGGCTGGAGCTACTGTTCACCACCTATATTTTAAAATTTGTACTAACTGCGGCGGGTACACCGATATTGTACATCGCACGCAACTTCCACTTTGCAGAAGAGGAGGGGCAGATGCTCAAGCCGTAA
- a CDS encoding PTS transporter subunit EIIC: MNQDLLSKETSLQVGGEDQQELSSSTRRAGTARNPISRLFDFISGVFTPILPALIGAGIIQVIASVLLYLDLHSNFKIFTIVMYIGGLVFYLLPILVAVSAAKKLGSNIFIAAVIGGCSFFPGLTEMLKSAKEISSTSLPVAEPRYISSFILILIAVWLAAKIEQGLGKFSRYAIKLIIVPTLTLMIIMPLLLFVFGPLWTKLAHTLSEEFSSMFFFNGEVVAGLLFGGTLPLLQFTGMQYMMINDMLESIAAMGYDYIAPVIVAAVMAQAGAAFGVCIKSKNAKVKVLAASTGFLALLGILEPAMYGVNVRFKKPFFAALIGGAIGGAFMCFFETALTALSGLFGLMTLPLYTDSTLVYAVLGIVISFVTAGVITYFMGFADEQEEHSKGATASGISTASDLVVEKSANS; this comes from the coding sequence ATGAATCAGGATTTACTTTCCAAAGAAACGAGTTTGCAGGTAGGAGGAGAAGACCAACAGGAGCTTTCTTCCAGCACCAGAAGAGCTGGAACAGCAAGGAATCCAATAAGTCGCCTGTTTGATTTTATTTCCGGTGTGTTTACTCCCATCCTGCCGGCACTGATCGGGGCGGGAATCATTCAGGTGATTGCTTCTGTCTTGTTGTATCTGGATCTTCATTCTAATTTTAAAATTTTTACAATTGTAATGTACATTGGCGGATTAGTATTTTATCTTTTACCCATTTTGGTAGCTGTAAGTGCAGCCAAAAAGCTTGGCAGCAATATATTCATTGCAGCGGTCATCGGAGGCTGCTCATTTTTTCCCGGCCTTACAGAAATGCTGAAGTCCGCTAAAGAGATCAGCTCGACCAGTTTACCAGTGGCGGAGCCGAGGTATATTTCTTCCTTTATACTAATCCTGATTGCTGTTTGGCTTGCAGCGAAGATTGAGCAAGGGTTAGGCAAATTTAGTCGCTATGCCATAAAGCTGATTATTGTCCCCACGTTGACGCTCATGATTATCATGCCGTTATTGCTGTTTGTTTTCGGTCCTCTATGGACTAAACTTGCTCATACGTTGTCAGAAGAGTTTTCTTCAATGTTTTTTTTCAATGGGGAAGTTGTTGCAGGTTTGCTGTTTGGAGGCACGTTACCTCTGCTTCAATTTACGGGCATGCAATATATGATGATAAACGATATGTTGGAATCCATTGCTGCGATGGGATATGATTATATTGCTCCTGTCATAGTGGCGGCAGTTATGGCTCAAGCGGGGGCGGCGTTCGGCGTATGTATTAAATCCAAAAATGCCAAAGTCAAGGTGCTGGCCGCCTCTACAGGCTTTCTGGCTTTGCTGGGAATCCTTGAACCGGCCATGTATGGTGTGAATGTACGTTTCAAAAAGCCGTTTTTTGCCGCATTGATCGGCGGGGCTATTGGTGGTGCGTTTATGTGTTTTTTTGAAACAGCGCTCACAGCTTTGTCAGGCTTATTCGGACTAATGACTTTACCGTTGTATACTGATTCCACTCTTGTGTACGCCGTTTTGGGAATAGTAATTTCGTTTGTGACGGCTGGTGTAATTACGTATTTTATGGGCTTTGCGGATGAACAAGAGGAACACTCCAAAGGAGCAACTGCATCTGGCATTAGCACAGCTTCGGACTTGGTTGTGGAAAAGAGTGCAAACAGCTAG
- a CDS encoding PRD domain-containing protein: MKIAKVLNNNVVTVIDEQQKELVIMGRGIAFKKSAGDEIDEGHIEKIFKLESTEVSRKLMTLMSDIPIEYVEISDEIIQYAKTILGVELHDSIYISLTDHIHFAIERYRLGMDIKNALFWEIKRMYRKEFSIGTKALHMIQDKLGVTLPDDEGAFIALHLVNAQLNSEMRETIALTNIVKDIMNIVSRFFVMELDEESLSYYRFITHLKFFAQRVMNGTPVQNADNSLHDMVKVQYKNAYACAEKIRDYTTKIYGRSLSQDEMLYLTIHIERIIKNQ; encoded by the coding sequence ATGAAGATAGCAAAGGTGCTGAATAACAATGTCGTAACGGTCATTGATGAGCAGCAGAAAGAATTAGTCATTATGGGAAGAGGCATTGCTTTTAAAAAAAGCGCAGGCGATGAGATTGATGAAGGGCATATCGAGAAAATCTTTAAGCTTGAAAGCACCGAGGTTTCCCGCAAACTGATGACCCTGATGTCTGATATCCCTATTGAATATGTTGAAATTTCTGATGAGATTATTCAATATGCCAAAACGATACTCGGTGTGGAATTGCATGACAGCATCTATATTTCGCTGACGGATCATATCCATTTTGCCATAGAGCGTTATCGTTTGGGGATGGATATAAAAAACGCCCTTTTCTGGGAAATCAAACGAATGTACCGCAAGGAGTTTTCGATTGGGACCAAGGCACTGCACATGATTCAGGACAAGCTGGGAGTTACGCTTCCGGATGATGAAGGAGCCTTCATTGCTCTGCATCTGGTGAATGCTCAGCTCAACAGCGAAATGCGCGAAACGATAGCCCTGACTAATATCGTCAAGGATATCATGAACATTGTAAGCCGCTTTTTTGTAATGGAGCTGGATGAAGAGTCGTTAAGCTACTACCGCTTTATTACACATCTCAAATTTTTTGCTCAACGGGTAATGAATGGGACTCCTGTACAAAATGCAGATAATTCCCTTCATGATATGGTTAAGGTGCAGTACAAGAATGCCTACGCCTGTGCTGAAAAAATAAGAGATTATACCACTAAAATCTATGGTCGGAGCTTGTCCCAGGATGAGATGCTATATCTCACCATTCATATCGAGCGTATCATTAAAAATCAATGA
- a CDS encoding DNA polymerase III subunit gamma/tau, giving the protein MNEREFTVPSKNEPSKSDTVVESTKKVLTEEEAQIKEKAFFEEDEKVRLRDGKTYYLPPLGLKDARKLIKKLNAIDSGIIIANLIPDDPEGADRYHELLDVLMMGFKPYYSWMTPEHLEEYVDLETAKQIIDAMIGLNGIKKSM; this is encoded by the coding sequence ATGAATGAAAGAGAGTTCACCGTTCCATCTAAAAATGAGCCTTCCAAGTCAGATACGGTGGTAGAAAGTACAAAGAAGGTTTTGACAGAAGAGGAAGCACAGATCAAAGAAAAAGCTTTCTTTGAAGAAGATGAAAAGGTGCGTCTCCGTGATGGTAAAACGTATTATTTGCCTCCGCTTGGGTTAAAGGATGCGCGTAAGCTGATTAAAAAGCTGAACGCTATTGATTCCGGCATTATTATTGCAAATCTGATTCCAGATGACCCGGAAGGTGCGGATCGTTATCATGAGCTGTTGGATGTGCTGATGATGGGCTTTAAACCTTACTATAGCTGGATGACTCCCGAGCACCTGGAAGAGTATGTTGATCTGGAAACGGCCAAGCAAATTATTGATGCCATGATTGGTCTGAATGGAATAAAAAAGTCCATGTAG
- a CDS encoding L-cystine transporter: MDTLFIILNVLVLLALLGVLVWMQKKHISFTKRVFAGLGFGLIYGAILQYAYGAGSEVITKSVDWFNLAGNGYVRLLQMVVIPLIMVSIISAIMNLKGRQNLGKISVSIIAVLLITTAIAASVSIVTSLSFDLKAIEIQSGEKEQAQGLKMEERLGTVQDMTIPQQVLEFIPSNPFEDMTGARRTSTLAVVIFSAFIGVAVLGLDRKKPEQAQTFRKVIDAVYAVVMRIVTLVLRLTPYGILALITKVVATTNPDEILKLIKFVLASYVALLVMFVIHLILLALFGYNPVTYVKKVLPTLVFAFTSRSSAATIPLNVETQTKKLGVSDGIANLSATLGATIGQNGCAGIYPAMLAVMIAPTVGINPTSWDFILTLILVVTVSSFGVAGVGGGATFASLIVLSTMNLPVALAGLLISVEPLIDMGRTALNVNDSITAGLISGKVLKENDQDVFNDHGMDLDAAARS; encoded by the coding sequence ATGGATACCTTGTTTATTATTTTAAATGTGCTTGTGCTGCTTGCACTGCTCGGCGTGTTGGTCTGGATGCAGAAAAAGCACATTTCCTTTACAAAAAGGGTATTTGCCGGACTGGGCTTCGGGCTGATTTACGGGGCTATTCTTCAATACGCCTATGGTGCGGGCTCAGAGGTCATTACGAAATCAGTCGATTGGTTCAACCTCGCAGGCAATGGTTATGTTCGTTTGCTGCAAATGGTAGTTATCCCGCTCATCATGGTGTCGATTATTTCAGCCATTATGAATTTGAAGGGAAGGCAGAACCTTGGCAAAATAAGCGTGTCCATCATTGCTGTACTGCTGATTACAACGGCTATTGCCGCTTCAGTCAGTATTGTGACCAGCTTGTCGTTCGATCTTAAAGCGATTGAGATTCAAAGTGGGGAAAAGGAACAAGCACAGGGCTTGAAGATGGAGGAGCGTCTTGGAACAGTTCAGGATATGACGATTCCACAGCAGGTGCTGGAATTTATTCCATCCAATCCTTTTGAGGATATGACGGGAGCTCGTCGGACTTCGACGCTGGCAGTAGTGATTTTCTCGGCTTTTATCGGAGTGGCCGTGCTTGGACTGGATCGTAAAAAGCCAGAGCAGGCGCAAACCTTCCGTAAAGTAATTGATGCCGTGTACGCTGTAGTGATGCGGATTGTGACGCTGGTGCTGAGATTGACGCCTTACGGTATTTTGGCGCTGATTACTAAAGTTGTAGCCACGACGAATCCGGATGAAATCTTGAAGCTGATCAAGTTTGTGCTGGCTTCTTATGTGGCCCTGTTGGTCATGTTCGTCATTCATCTTATTTTGCTGGCTCTGTTCGGCTATAACCCGGTAACGTATGTGAAAAAAGTATTGCCTACGCTGGTTTTTGCCTTTACATCCCGTTCCAGTGCGGCTACGATTCCGCTGAATGTTGAAACGCAAACGAAAAAGCTGGGTGTATCGGACGGCATCGCGAATCTGTCTGCCACCTTGGGAGCGACCATTGGACAAAACGGCTGTGCAGGTATATATCCAGCCATGCTGGCGGTCATGATTGCGCCAACCGTGGGCATAAATCCGACGAGCTGGGATTTTATCCTCACGCTCATTCTGGTGGTTACGGTCAGCTCCTTCGGCGTAGCAGGTGTAGGTGGTGGTGCCACCTTCGCTTCTCTGATCGTGCTGTCGACCATGAACTTGCCCGTAGCCTTGGCAGGCTTGCTTATTTCGGTTGAGCCACTGATTGATATGGGACGCACAGCACTGAATGTCAATGATTCCATTACAGCAGGACTCATTTCAGGCAAGGTGCTCAAGGAGAATGATCAGGACGTGTTCAACGACCACGGCATGGATTTGGATGCGGCGGCACGCTCCTGA